The genomic region aattgaacttgagaaaattaagtggTGCTAAGACCCAGGAGCCATACAATAGACAATCTACCAAACACATAAATCCAAGCACCAGAGTCCTgataaaataaggaaaaatgattGTGAAACAACCCACAAAGAAGATAGTAAAATAGGAAATGAACTCCAACTGTAATCTAAAAACACATGCACACATTTATACACTTTGAAGCTACAATGAACATTGTACATCCACTCCATTTTCATGAGTTGCACTATCAATGTATTGCAAGTTTAAGGTGGAACTTAATTCAGCCAAGTGTCGAGTGTTTTATCAAAGATCACATTCTGCTCTAAGCAACAATGTTTCCcaccaaaagaaaatgaaacacaGGTTTAAACATGACATGCTATATGCTTGACTCAATATGTCGTCTTCGACGAAATAAAACTAAGTTTATCtttatttggatataaaaattttaaactactctatttcaagagaaattcaaaTGGTTTTTATAGCAACTAGAAAACTGGATTACATCTTCCAACTTTTAATTTGTATGCCTATTAATGCTACTGAATGCAAATTTGGAGTTAAAAATCATGAGTCATGCAGTAAGATAGTAGTGTAGTAGGGTAAAAATGTTTattgttaaatttattattgaggCTTCTAGTCCATCTAAGAACTGTATGGCACgatgatatttatattttctaatCAAAAACACCATTTATTGCCAAAACTTGGCTTATGTGCTAAGGCATATAGCATTTGAAATTCacatttcttttatcttttactaTTTCATTTAACTTTACCTTGTGATGTGCACACATGCCATGATATTAAAATAAGTTGGGACTTCTTTTGGAAGCTGGATGCTCATGCAGACACCTATGGGCAACTCAAGGTTTGTGTTATTCACTTGGTGCGCTCATCAGTCATTACTTCATATTGTACTTAGTCTCAAGAATTTCAATCATGCTTATGCATAACTAAGGGAAAGaaagggagaaaataaaacctaCCCAATAGGAATCAACTccataaaaataaatctcAGCCGCGCACGAGTCAAGTACAACTCAAGTAGGCCAACATACACCCATGTAATAGCACTTGTTGGTCTAATGGCACAAGCTAATGCAGCTACAGCCAAACCCCACTTTCTTGAATCTGAAGGGACTTTGTTCGAAGAACTTCTCATACATGGCCAGTAGTAAAGGCCAACAAGGGTAAGAACAGTCTCCAAACTATTTGATAATGTACGATTGAAACAGAAAAAATTGAACCAGTTTGCCAATTGAGAAAATAACTGAAAATGGTTAAGTACATCATCCATCATAAAAGGCCAACCAGAAAACAGCTTGACTGCAAACAAGTGCAAAGCATAAAACCTTATAACATATGACAAGGATACAGCCCATTTTGCAACACCATCACCAAACAGAACACGAGAAAGTTTATACAAGTATAAATCACCAACTGCAGAAAATATGGATTGCAGCAGCCGTGGGGCCTTCATCTACAAAGCAAAGGACAATGGATGTAAGTACAACGCCTTTGACAGACAATAAAATAAGCCACAATTTCGCGCACCCGAAGCTTGATGTTATTTATGAGAAAAGCAAACTAGACATACTTGTCTGAATGAAACACAAGAATGCAAACAAAACCATTGTTTTTTAGTTACTTATCAGCAATTCTTGAGAAGACAAATGAACATCTCTGAGCAAcgaaataacaaaaataagtCTGTAAACACAAAGCTAAAATGCATAATCATAAAATTCAACATCCACTTCATAAGCTTGACATTTGCATACAGTTCAGACGGCACCAAGCATTCTCAAGGGCAAAATCTGCTTGTGCCTCAGAGGAATGAAGGTAAAAAACCTGACAAAATGCTGGTCTAGAGAATTCAAGTCCTCTACCAAGGCTATAAAACCAGAAAAGCATCCTGCTACTAGAAATTCAGTTATTTTCACTTCTCTATCTATATTTGCTCACTATTAGTTATGAATTTCCTATAAAGATGAGCAAAATGCATGCAACTGTAGACAAGACTCTTCTCCATCACCATAAAGGTCAAACTTGATGATCTTTATATAAAAACTACTTAAGCCACAATCTCTATCTCAGTTACAACAAGGCTTATTTTAGCAGTGAAAATTAACAACAGCACATTTAGCAAAAAGTAATTAAGCGCACATGCCGAATGttaaagaagaacaaaactgcaaaaattaaagtaatacCAAAATAGAGAGGGGAACTCAGTTTTAACTTAAACATTGATGCACCTAGTATAATTCATAGACGCTTTTCTTCAAGTTGTAAGATATCTGTGCTTATTTTCGATAAATCACGACAAGCTTTCCGAGTAAATATgaacacacacaaacacacacatGCAGCAAAAGAATGAGCACACACACCCTTTCGCATATGGATTCACATACATATAATGCAGGCAGAGACACCCATTCGCACATGGATTCACATAAACATAATGCAGGCATAAATGGGAGtaacaaatattatttatatttaccaTGAACCACGGTGTATCAAGACCCAAAAACGCGATAACTTTGTAAAAGAGAGCGAACAACATTGGATGCAAGTAGCTTCGAATTCCCTTCTTCCACTCCCATGTCAAATGACCATACCTAATAATTTCATCATATAGAacacataaataaaaaaaaaaaaaaccaacatgACCGTCCCGCCAGACATCACTAAACTACCATTTCCAACACATTCCCAATGCTTCAAGAACAATATTGAAGAATAATAATAGTCATGATAACAAttttgaagagaaatgggAAATACCCAAAGGCGATGCGATGAGCAACTTCGAGGGCTTGCCAGTGTTCATCTGGattgaaataagtttgaaTCAAGAGCGCGTTGAGCATTCGAAATCCCAAACAAATCGCCAATACTTTCTTTGAAGAATCTGgagatttcttttcttgtttttcttcttcgcTAGACAGATTCGGGTGCTTATTTGAAGAATCATTCTTTCTTCGTTTCattcttctctctctcctttGCCTCAAGGATGTGGATGTGAGACTTTAGACAAAAAAACTTACACAGTTTCTCTTCTCCCCTTTCTGCCTTGGCCTTCAGCAGCAGGGGCGAAAGTTCAACTCCAATTCTAGCTATGCAACAATAGAAAAAgccaaaagataaaaataaaataaaattgtgcTCTCGGTCTTTGTACTATATAAAAAAACGGATTTAATctacataataattatataaaatttaattttttatatttttaaatttattaatatcaaTTCAAATTGAAATATGTTGAGTACCAAATTAATATgatattgattaaaatgatgtatttttttgttgatattGCCTTAATTATATGTTAACGTGTTTTTATTGATGTAGTATTGATTAGAAATAACtagttaatttttgttaatatgACTATTGTTGACATTGCATTAtactttctgaattttcttatGTGCTTCAACTTTGtctaatttttcattattttttcactgtcttttattttttctcttcttttcgtatttctcttttttctcattttgtttCTACCTTCTGATCAAttcctttattcttttttattattattaatttctttagTTGATAATATCATTTTATCATAACTATGTCTATGTTGACACACAATCTTAATATAATGAAGGCTAAATATCCAAATAAacaatatatgaaaaaaaaaggagagaaagagagagagagagcgacTTAGAGTGAGAAAATGAGCGAGGGTGAGACAGAGTGGTCTAGGTAGTGATGTTGGGCATGCTCAGAGGTTTGCAAATTGAAATCAAGTTAAAGGTAACAGGGGTCAAGAGCATAAGAAAACAGATGGAGGTAGGAAGAGGGATCCTTGGGGAGTGGAGTAGTGGAGAAGAATATTGTTCACGGCCTTTGTAGGGAACCTCCAATAAAATGTGGAATGAAGGCAACTAAAAAAGTTTTTTGATGAATTTGGTGTGGTGGTTGatatctttcttcctctccCTAAAAGAAGTAATGTAACTAGATATGCATTTGTGAGGTATAGGGAGGAATGGGAACTAGCAAGAGCAATGTTCTGAAGGCATGGTCGAAAGATAAATGGCAGGCGGATAAAGGTGGTGGAAGCTGAAAAACTAAAGGACctgaaagaaaatagagatgTTGATGTGTTGGAGACTCGAAATCTAAAGGCGAAAAGGAGAGAACAGCAGAACTTTTAAGGATACTCTATTAGCAAACATCCAGATAGATAACAAAGGGgattaaaagaaacaaatgggaaataaaatagtaaacaGAAAGATCACCAGTTTGGTTATAAAGGAGGAGGATCTACAGTGGTTGAGGAAAAGTGCATTGGGAAAATTAAGAAGCCCCATTAATTATGGTTCAGTGGAATGCTCATTGTTTAGGGAAGGCATTTTGGCATAGGTTTGTTCAGTGGGGGGCTTTTCGTCTTGGTGACGTTTAGAGACAaataggaaatgatgaaatacCTGAATAGATGCATGGACCTATTTGAACAATGGTTTGTCTCCTTGTCACCATATTGTGTTGGCCAAGATGAAAGGAATTTCAATGTCTAGGTCAAACTTGAAGAGATTCCACTACATGTGTGGCATGAAAATGGTTTCAAAGCTATAGGGGACATGTGGGGGAGATTCATAAATGCGGAGAAGGATACGATGGAAAGCTGGAGACTTGATCAAGCTCTAATCTGTGTGAAGGTTAAATCATTGAAGCATATCACAACGTACACTCACCTGAAGGTTAATGGAAGAGACTATTTCATCAGAGCTACAATAGTGGATGTTGTCAAAAGTGAACCAAGGGTGAGAGTTTCCAACTTTGGTGAAGGAACATCAGATTCTAAACTGAAAAGTCGATGGTCGGAGGAAGGCTGGTGTGAAGATTGGGTAGAGTTCGATGGTTGCACACCAATCGAGGAAAATTATAGAAGGACGGttgcaaaaattaaaaaggaagaatgtttGCAAAGCCTACTAACTAGGCTTGACAATAATGGCTATTTTAGTGAAAAATGGTCTGACAAATTAGGGTCAAAGGTTGAAAGGAGGTTAATGTTTGACATGAAATGGGTAAAAAAAGAGcaatattcaaattcaaatagaGAATGGATAGGTAGGGAGGAAGACAAGGGTCCAAGTGAAAATGAGGTAAGAGAAGAATATGGGCCTAAAAAAACGACCCAAGAAATAGTCAAAGGATGAAAGACGGGCCAACAGCTGGGGtcaaataaaagaattaggAGCAAAGGGgtgattaaaggaaaaaaaggatCAGGTCAGTGGGGGAACAGCCCAACGACTAGTCGGGGTAATGAGAATGGATTTAGTGGATTTGAAAAAATGGTCCACAAAGCTCATGCGAAGTGTAAAGGCATTGATGGAAACACCAGTGGTAAATGACTACTTGAAAGTGGGAAAAATTGAGCACTTGTGATTAGGCTAGCCAAAGGGAAGAAcgagtaaagaagaaagagttcATCATGGCAGAAGGCAACAGAGGCTTGGTGAACTCGATGggtgaaattttgatgaaagaTAGAGGTCACAGAATGATGCTTAACAGCAGTGTGGCACAAAGTATGtcaatgatgaaaaatctaaATATGAAAGGAAATAGCAAGATTGGggataagaaaaaaagggagaaataGAAGTGGATCATTAGAAAAAATGAGGTGAGTCACAAAA from Theobroma cacao cultivar B97-61/B2 chromosome 9, Criollo_cocoa_genome_V2, whole genome shotgun sequence harbors:
- the LOC18589096 gene encoding GPI mannosyltransferase 3 isoform X4, producing the protein MKRRKNDSSNKHPNLSSEEEKQEKKSPDSSKKVLAICLGFRMLNALLIQTYFNPDEHWQALEVAHRIAFGYGHLTWEWKKGIRSYLHPMLFALFYKVIAFLGLDTPWFMMKAPRLLQSIFSAVGDLYLYKLSRVLFGDGVAKWAVSLSYVIRFYALHLFAVKLFSGWPFMMDDVLNHFQLFSQLANWFNFFCFNRTLSNSLETVLTLVGLYYWPCMRSSSNKVPSDSRKWGLAVAALACAIRPTSAITWVYVGLLELYLTRARLRFIFMELIPIGTLVLGFMCLVDCLLYGSWVLAPLNFLKFNFLSSGGDYYGNHKWHWYFTQGFTVMLFSFLPFCLAGIIKSKNWKLSGLIVWVLGLYSILGHKEFRFVLPVLPISLILSGYSLAALEEHGAPNSERKGPSHIHKKWPSKRQLAICFLLATNIPMALYMSLVHQTERN
- the LOC18589096 gene encoding GPI mannosyltransferase 3 isoform X1 codes for the protein MKRRKNDSSNKHPNLSSEEEKQEKKSPDSSKKVLAICLGFRMLNALLIQTYFNPDEHWQALEVAHRIAFGYGHLTWEWKKGIRSYLHPMLFALFYKVIAFLGLDTPWFMMKAPRLLQSIFSAVGDLYLYKLSRVLFGDGVAKWAVSLSYVIRFYALHLFAVKLFSGWPFMMDDVLNHFQLFSQLANWFNFFCFNRTLSNSLETVLTLVGLYYWPCMRSSSNKVPSDSRKWGLAVAALACAIRPTSAITWVYVGLLELYLTRARLRFIFMELIPIGTLVLGFMCLVDCLLYGSWVLAPLNFLKFNFLSSGGDYYGNHKWHWYFTQGFTVMLFSFLPFCLAGIIKSKNWKLSGLIVWVLGLYSILGHKEFRFVLPVLPISLILSGYSLAALEEHGAPNSERKGPSHIHKKWPSKRQLAICFLLATNIPMALYMSLVHQRGTEDVMNYLSKEAAREKVKSILFLMPCHATPYYSTLHRNLPMRFLDCSPSEEKGIPDESDRFMMNPVGFAMDFAKTWSCPSHIVLFDSEEKQLRNFLVSHSFREVRRFFHAHFKVDRDLQASVVVYATSGM
- the LOC18589096 gene encoding GPI mannosyltransferase 3 isoform X2, with the protein product MKRRKNDSSNKHPNLSSEEEKQEKKSPDSSKKVLAICLGFRMLNALLIQTYFNPDEHWQALEVAHRIAFGYGHLTWEWKKGIRSYLHPMLFALFYKVIAFLGLDTPWFMMKAPRLLQSIFSAVGDLYLYKLSRVLFGDGVAKWALFSQLANWFNFFCFNRTLSNSLETVLTLVGLYYWPCMRSSSNKVPSDSRKWGLAVAALACAIRPTSAITWVYVGLLELYLTRARLRFIFMELIPIGTLVLGFMCLVDCLLYGSWVLAPLNFLKFNFLSSGGDYYGNHKWHWYFTQGFTVMLFSFLPFCLAGIIKSKNWKLSGLIVWVLGLYSILGHKEFRFVLPVLPISLILSGYSLAALEEHGAPNSERKGPSHIHKKWPSKRQLAICFLLATNIPMALYMSLVHQRGTEDVMNYLSKEAAREKVKSILFLMPCHATPYYSTLHRNLPMRFLDCSPSEEKGIPDESDRFMMNPVGFAMDFAKTWSCPSHIVLFDSEEKQLRNFLVSHSFREVRRFFHAHFKVDRDLQASVVVYATSGM